A DNA window from Candidatus Cybelea sp. contains the following coding sequences:
- the pyrE gene encoding orotate phosphoribosyltransferase yields MTPPDLARLLSERGALLDGHFRLSSGRHSDRFIQKFRILEDPSLVEPVARAIADAFARVRPTVVVSAAVGGIVLGYEVARQLRTKAIFVEKENGVPVLRRNFALSGEDRALIVEDVVTTGLSVHEVIDVVRGHGAQVAGVGIVVMRGRAEFGVPTHVLLDLPIVSYEAAECPSCAAGQPIDDPGSRRP; encoded by the coding sequence ATGACGCCGCCCGACCTGGCGCGCTTGCTCTCCGAACGCGGCGCGTTGCTGGACGGGCACTTTCGCTTGAGCTCGGGTCGCCATAGCGACCGCTTCATTCAAAAATTTCGAATTCTCGAAGACCCCTCGCTCGTCGAGCCGGTGGCGCGCGCGATCGCCGACGCCTTCGCGCGAGTCCGGCCGACGGTCGTGGTGAGTGCGGCGGTCGGCGGCATCGTTCTGGGCTACGAAGTCGCTCGCCAGCTCCGAACCAAGGCGATCTTCGTGGAAAAGGAAAACGGCGTGCCGGTCTTACGCCGCAACTTCGCACTGAGCGGCGAGGACCGTGCGCTGATCGTCGAGGACGTCGTAACCACCGGTCTTTCGGTGCACGAGGTGATCGACGTGGTGCGCGGCCACGGCGCGCAAGTCGCCGGCGTCGGCATCGTCGTGATGCGCGGTCGCGCGGAGTTCGGGGTGCCGACGCACGTTCTGCTCGACCTTCCAATCGTCTCGTACGAAGCCGCCGAGTGTCCGTCGTGCGCCGCGGGACAGCCGATCGACGACCCCGGATCGCGCCGGCCGTGA